In one Hymenobacter sp. DG25B genomic region, the following are encoded:
- the asnB gene encoding asparagine synthase (glutamine-hydrolyzing) encodes MCGITGVFAFTEAGRNSLASLHASTDAISSRGPDSQGHYVYDRVGLGHRRLSILDLSCDGNQPMTDAAGRYTIIFNGEIFNFRELRQKLVKKGYTFHSQTDTEVILQLYITEGRGFLKKLNGFFSLAIYDKEEDSLFIARDRMGVKPLLVYRDEDKMLFGSEMKALMALGVPRKLDYAALSHYLQLNYIPGPATIFKGVKKLLPGHYLYIKGEKVVRKAWYRIPYDPKKVAKNKLTYEQQQQKLVELMDESVARRLVADVPLGSFLSGGIDSSVITALAARHTPHLNTFSIGFRDEPFFDETKYANLVAKMHKTNHTVFSLTNQDLYDHIFDVLNYIDEPFADSSALAVYILSKRTREKVTVALSGDGADELFAGYNKHMAEWQVRRGGPKAEAVAGLGILWELLPKSRNSFIGNKVRQFQRFSRGMSSGPKDRYWDWASLASEQDARSLLSAASKRKVGKKLVEKRRKDILQHLRADGDLNEVLLTDMNLVLPYDMNAKVDLMSMANSLEVRSPFLDVNVVNFAFSLPVESKIDAKIKKKIVQDAFRPMLPEELYKRPKHGFEVPLLKWFRNELRPLIEDDLLSDAFIESQGIFDVDAIRRLKVQLFSRNPGDVHARIWALIVFQHWWKKWMM; translated from the coding sequence ATGTGTGGAATCACCGGAGTATTCGCTTTTACTGAAGCAGGCCGCAACTCGCTGGCTTCGCTTCATGCTTCTACTGACGCTATCAGCAGCCGCGGGCCTGATTCGCAGGGACACTATGTATACGATAGGGTAGGCCTGGGCCACCGGCGCCTGAGCATCCTGGACCTATCGTGTGACGGCAACCAGCCGATGACCGATGCGGCCGGCCGCTACACTATCATCTTCAACGGGGAGATTTTCAACTTCCGGGAACTGCGCCAAAAGCTGGTGAAGAAAGGCTACACCTTTCATTCGCAGACGGATACTGAAGTTATTCTGCAATTGTATATCACCGAAGGCCGCGGCTTTCTGAAAAAGCTGAATGGCTTTTTCTCGCTGGCTATCTACGATAAGGAAGAAGATTCCCTGTTCATTGCCCGCGACCGGATGGGCGTGAAGCCTCTGCTGGTGTACCGCGACGAGGACAAGATGCTCTTCGGCTCGGAAATGAAGGCCCTGATGGCCCTCGGCGTGCCGCGCAAGCTGGACTACGCCGCGCTCAGCCATTACCTGCAGCTCAACTACATTCCCGGCCCGGCCACCATTTTCAAAGGAGTGAAAAAACTCCTGCCGGGCCATTACCTGTATATAAAGGGCGAGAAGGTAGTTCGCAAGGCCTGGTATCGTATTCCCTATGACCCCAAGAAGGTTGCTAAAAACAAGCTCACCTACGAGCAGCAGCAGCAAAAGCTGGTGGAGCTGATGGATGAGTCGGTGGCGCGCCGTTTGGTAGCCGATGTGCCGCTGGGCTCTTTTCTGAGTGGTGGTATTGATTCATCGGTTATTACGGCGCTGGCGGCCCGCCATACCCCGCACCTCAATACCTTCAGCATCGGTTTCCGGGACGAGCCCTTCTTCGATGAGACGAAGTACGCCAACCTGGTAGCCAAAATGCATAAGACCAATCACACGGTCTTCTCTCTCACTAATCAGGACCTCTACGACCACATCTTCGATGTGCTCAACTACATTGACGAGCCTTTTGCGGATTCTTCGGCGCTGGCCGTGTACATCCTCAGCAAGCGCACCCGCGAAAAAGTAACCGTAGCCCTTTCCGGCGACGGCGCCGATGAATTGTTTGCCGGCTACAACAAGCACATGGCTGAGTGGCAGGTGCGCCGTGGTGGTCCTAAAGCAGAGGCCGTTGCTGGTCTGGGTATTCTGTGGGAGTTGCTGCCCAAGTCACGCAACTCTTTTATTGGCAATAAAGTCCGGCAGTTTCAGCGCTTCTCCCGCGGTATGAGCAGCGGCCCAAAAGACCGTTACTGGGACTGGGCTTCCTTGGCTTCGGAGCAGGATGCCCGTAGCCTGCTCAGCGCTGCCTCCAAGCGTAAAGTGGGTAAAAAGCTGGTGGAAAAGCGCCGCAAGGACATCCTCCAGCACCTGCGCGCCGACGGCGACCTGAACGAGGTACTCCTCACAGACATGAACCTGGTGCTGCCCTACGACATGAATGCGAAGGTGGACCTCATGAGCATGGCTAACTCGCTGGAAGTACGCAGCCCCTTCCTGGATGTGAACGTAGTGAACTTCGCCTTCTCGCTACCCGTTGAAAGCAAAATCGACGCGAAGATTAAGAAGAAAATTGTGCAGGATGCCTTCCGGCCCATGCTGCCCGAGGAATTATATAAGCGCCCGAAACACGGATTTGAAGTACCTTTGCTGAAATGGTTCCGCAATGAGCTCCGTCCTCTCATCGAAGATGACCTGCTTTCGGATGCCTTTATCGAGTCGCAGGGAATATTTGATGTGGATGCGATTCGCCGACTTAAAGTACAGCTCTTCTCCCGCAATCCCGGCGACGTGCATGCCCGCATCTGGGCGCTGATTGTGTTCCAGCACTGGTGGAAGAAGTGGATGATGTAA
- a CDS encoding C40 family peptidase translates to MRHYSAKVQVSTFRVHWFYYTTLALVLFLTGCNSTRKVNYRNGHYVSAREMARIKAEERRRGGARKSKTVRTTPAGRSKVVAKRKGSAAPTRREINTVIETARSYQGTPYKYGGTTRMGMDCSGLLLASFNAIQVPIPRSSNEQALWGTPIRPQELQAGDLIFFGASPGSGTITHVGLVTDVSTEGVQFIHSSTSLGVVENSLESDYYLSRFIKAVRPRI, encoded by the coding sequence ATGAGGCATTACTCTGCTAAGGTACAGGTTTCGACGTTCAGGGTTCATTGGTTTTACTATACCACACTGGCTCTGGTGCTGTTTCTGACGGGCTGTAACAGCACCCGAAAAGTAAATTACCGCAACGGCCATTATGTATCGGCCCGTGAGATGGCCCGCATTAAAGCCGAGGAGCGCCGCCGCGGCGGAGCCCGCAAGAGCAAGACCGTGCGCACTACGCCGGCCGGCCGCAGCAAAGTGGTAGCCAAGCGCAAAGGCAGCGCAGCCCCAACCCGCCGGGAAATCAATACCGTTATCGAAACGGCCCGCTCCTACCAGGGCACGCCTTATAAGTACGGCGGCACCACCCGCATGGGTATGGATTGCTCGGGCCTGCTTCTGGCTTCTTTTAATGCCATTCAGGTGCCTATTCCGCGCTCCTCTAATGAGCAGGCCTTGTGGGGCACCCCCATCCGCCCGCAGGAGTTACAGGCCGGCGACCTGATCTTTTTTGGGGCTTCGCCGGGCAGTGGCACTATTACGCACGTAGGTTTGGTAACAGACGTATCTACCGAAGGAGTGCAATTCATCCACTCTTCCACTTCCCTTGGCGTAGTGGAAAACAGCCTGGAATCTGACTATTATCTAAGTCGATTTATTAAAGCGGTACGACCCAGAATCTAA
- a CDS encoding FAD-binding oxidoreductase, producing the protein MSEFQIITPALIEAFERIVGVTHVLTAQRVDADVYADYGRDHTEDLHFEPGVVLRPGNAEEVSQIVRLCHENHLPVTPRGAGTGLSGGALPVHQGVVISVERLNKIIEIDERNLQATVEPGVVNEVFQNAVKEVGLFYPPDPASKGSCFLGGNLAHSSGGPKAVKYGTTKDYVLNLQVVLPTGDIIWTAANTLKNSTGYNLTQLMVGSEGTLGIITKAVFRLLPYPQHNILMLVPFRREEQAAEAVAAVFRAGIIPSGMEFMEREAIAWSSDYLKIPLTLPEDIRAHLLIELDGQDLDQLYKEAEQVYRVLEGYDVGEILLADNATQKDELWKIRRNIGNSVRYNSVYKEEDTVVPRAALPTLLKGVKEIGARYGFKSVCYGHAGDGNLHVNIIRGNLTDEEWNVGLRQPITEIFELCVKLGGTISGEHGIGLVQKGYIGIALKEANLNLMRGIKQVFDPHGIMNPGKIF; encoded by the coding sequence ATGTCTGAGTTTCAAATCATCACCCCGGCGCTGATAGAGGCCTTTGAGCGCATAGTAGGCGTCACGCACGTTCTCACGGCCCAGCGCGTGGATGCCGACGTGTATGCCGACTACGGCCGGGACCATACCGAAGACTTGCATTTTGAGCCGGGTGTTGTACTTCGGCCGGGTAACGCCGAAGAGGTCAGTCAGATTGTGCGGCTGTGCCACGAAAACCATCTGCCGGTTACGCCCCGCGGTGCCGGCACGGGGCTGAGCGGCGGCGCTTTGCCCGTGCATCAGGGGGTAGTAATAAGCGTGGAGCGGCTCAACAAAATCATTGAGATAGATGAGCGCAACCTGCAGGCTACCGTAGAGCCCGGGGTTGTAAACGAGGTGTTTCAGAATGCGGTGAAAGAAGTTGGCCTTTTCTACCCGCCCGACCCTGCCAGCAAAGGCAGCTGCTTTCTGGGCGGCAACTTGGCCCACAGTAGCGGTGGCCCCAAGGCCGTGAAGTATGGCACCACCAAGGACTATGTGCTAAACCTGCAGGTAGTGCTGCCCACCGGCGACATTATCTGGACGGCAGCCAATACCCTGAAAAATTCCACCGGCTACAATCTTACCCAACTTATGGTGGGCTCAGAAGGTACACTGGGGATTATCACCAAGGCTGTGTTTCGACTGCTGCCGTATCCGCAGCACAATATTCTGATGCTGGTGCCTTTCCGCCGGGAGGAGCAGGCCGCCGAAGCGGTGGCGGCTGTGTTCCGGGCCGGCATTATTCCCTCCGGTATGGAGTTTATGGAGCGGGAAGCCATTGCCTGGTCTTCTGATTATCTGAAAATCCCCCTGACGCTGCCCGAGGACATCCGGGCCCACCTCCTGATTGAGTTGGACGGGCAGGATCTGGACCAGCTATACAAAGAAGCGGAGCAGGTATACAGGGTACTGGAAGGCTACGACGTAGGTGAAATCCTGCTGGCCGACAATGCCACCCAGAAAGACGAGCTGTGGAAGATCCGCCGCAACATCGGCAATTCCGTGCGCTATAACTCCGTGTATAAGGAAGAGGACACCGTAGTGCCCCGGGCCGCGCTGCCCACCCTGCTGAAAGGAGTAAAGGAAATTGGCGCGCGCTACGGTTTCAAAAGCGTGTGCTACGGCCATGCCGGCGACGGCAACCTGCACGTGAACATCATCCGGGGCAACCTGACCGACGAGGAATGGAATGTAGGGTTGCGTCAGCCCATCACGGAGATTTTTGAGCTTTGCGTAAAGCTGGGCGGTACTATCTCCGGAGAGCATGGCATCGGGCTGGTGCAGAAAGGCTATATCGGCATTGCGCTGAAAGAAGCCAACCTGAACCTGATGCGCGGCATTAAGCAGGTGTTCGACCCGCATGGCATCATGAACCCCGGCAAAATCTTTTAA
- a CDS encoding acyl-CoA-binding protein: MNLQQQMDLQQQFEAAVARVDGLPEEQVGPHMTELYGLYKQATQGDHDTQPDTVDTEEHDNPDGPQGMSQAQWDSWSKYKGMSEEAAKRHYLQRVEEIAGPLDQEAVLLTGSGQPATPDQVTDQTAHELPSPGTEKAQREGPGISAGGLRGNLNTGTPYGGEDELKTQQ, encoded by the coding sequence ATGAATCTGCAGCAACAAATGGATTTACAACAGCAATTTGAAGCCGCGGTAGCGCGCGTAGACGGCTTACCCGAGGAGCAGGTCGGCCCCCATATGACGGAGCTCTACGGCTTATATAAACAAGCCACCCAAGGCGACCATGATACCCAGCCGGATACCGTAGATACCGAGGAGCACGACAACCCTGACGGCCCCCAAGGTATGTCGCAGGCGCAATGGGACTCCTGGAGCAAATACAAAGGCATGAGCGAGGAAGCTGCGAAGCGCCACTACCTCCAGCGAGTGGAAGAAATAGCCGGACCGCTTGACCAGGAAGCGGTACTGCTCACGGGGAGCGGCCAGCCCGCTACGCCCGACCAGGTAACCGACCAAACGGCGCATGAGCTACCTTCCCCCGGGACGGAAAAAGCCCAGCGGGAAGGGCCTGGTATTTCAGCCGGCGGCCTGCGCGGTAACCTGAATACCGGCACACCCTACGGCGGCGAAGACGAACTGAAAACGCAGCAATAA
- a CDS encoding sugar 3,4-ketoisomerase: protein MLAPHLIDFSKLGEPDIGFISVAEEGRTLPFVPKRTFWTYHTPETIVRGRHAHYKTEQVLVALSGRIIVVIERPDGKLLSFRLDSPHQGVYIPPNSWHTMQYSETAIQLTFASELYDEADYIRSYELFREVWGQK, encoded by the coding sequence ATGCTAGCTCCCCACCTCATCGATTTTTCGAAACTGGGGGAACCCGATATCGGTTTTATTTCTGTGGCCGAGGAAGGCCGTACGCTGCCCTTCGTGCCCAAACGCACCTTCTGGACTTACCATACCCCGGAAACCATTGTGCGGGGCCGCCACGCGCACTACAAAACCGAGCAGGTGCTGGTGGCGCTGTCGGGGCGCATTATTGTGGTCATTGAGCGCCCTGATGGGAAGCTGCTCAGCTTTCGCCTCGACAGTCCGCACCAAGGCGTGTACATCCCGCCGAACAGCTGGCACACCATGCAGTACTCCGAAACCGCCATCCAGCTCACGTTTGCTTCCGAGCTTTATGATGAGGCGGACTATATCCGCAGCTACGAGCTGTTTCGGGAAGTATGGGGCCAGAAGTAA